The following are encoded together in the Nocardioides thalensis genome:
- a CDS encoding sulfotransferase family 2 domain-containing protein, giving the protein MTEQLALPDLEAFWVTRGALARHVLAVPELGCVYVKNPKAGCSTMTLWLDRAYTGDHDFLPERVHKDNRLPKPRDIGWRKVVRMLDGAAYRFSFVRDPLARARSTWYAKFVLQKREWGPRLQPVLGLEVDPDTPLTFEQFVSALELQDPLSEMDPHWRPQHLNLMHGAVTYDHIGRLERFDADFALIREQAGLPDVPVFIPNSRKSGQPDPYDGRPDLVRRVEAIYARDLELYGY; this is encoded by the coding sequence GTGACCGAACAGCTGGCCCTGCCCGACCTCGAGGCCTTCTGGGTCACGCGCGGCGCCCTGGCCCGCCACGTCCTGGCCGTGCCGGAGCTCGGCTGCGTCTACGTGAAGAACCCGAAGGCGGGCTGCTCGACGATGACGCTGTGGCTCGACCGCGCCTACACCGGCGACCACGACTTCCTCCCGGAGCGCGTGCACAAGGACAACCGGCTGCCCAAGCCCCGCGACATCGGGTGGCGCAAGGTGGTGCGGATGCTGGACGGCGCGGCCTACAGGTTCAGCTTCGTCCGCGACCCGCTCGCGCGCGCCCGGTCGACCTGGTACGCCAAGTTCGTCCTCCAGAAGCGCGAGTGGGGCCCGCGGCTCCAACCCGTCCTCGGACTCGAGGTCGACCCCGACACCCCGCTGACGTTCGAGCAGTTCGTGTCCGCGCTGGAGCTGCAGGACCCGCTCAGCGAGATGGATCCCCATTGGCGGCCGCAGCACCTCAACCTGATGCACGGGGCGGTCACCTACGACCACATCGGGCGACTGGAGCGGTTCGACGCCGACTTCGCCCTCATCCGGGAGCAGGCCGGCCTCCCGGACGTCCCGGTCTTCATCCCCAACTCCCGCAAGTCCGGCCAGCCCGATCCCTACGACGGGCGTCCCGACCTGGTGCGCCGGGTGGAGGCGATCTACGCCCGCGACCTCGAGCTCTACGGGTACTGA